CCGGGACCGGCGGGCCCAGCGGGACCACGAGCCTCGGCTCCTCCCGCCGGGCCGCACCCGGCGCGACCCCTGCCGCCTTGGTGGCCGAGGCCTCCCCTGAGCCCACCGCCGAGGTCACCGGCCCGCTCACCGACCCGCTCACCGCCGAGGTGACCGCCGCCGGGGTCGTGCCCCGCAGCTCCGCCGTCGAGTTCTCCTCCGGCGGCCCCGCGCCCTCCCGCTCTCCCGCCAGGTTCCGTTGCTGGCGCAGCAGTTCGGCCACCAGGTCGCGGCACTCGGAGCCCGCGTCCAGCCCGTCGATGCAGCTCCAGTACAGGCTCTCGGTGTCCGCGCCGCAGGCGAGCACCACCAGGCTCTCCCGCATCTCGTCGAGCAGCGCGCCGAGTTCGACCAGGACCGGCTCCAACTCCCCCAGTTCGGTGAGCCGTTCGACCAGGGCGGGTCCTGACCACTCGACGAAGCCGCCGGGCGGTTCGCCGAGGCCGGGTTCGGGCGGTTGCCGCAGGCAGCTCGCGGTGTGCGCCCCGGCCTCGCCGAGCAGCTGCCCGAGGGTGGCGAACTCCTCCCCGTCGTGGTCGGCGATCCGGGCGCCGACCGCTTCGGCCAGCAGCCCGGACTGCCAGGCCTCGTGCAGGATGTCGCCCGTCGCCCTGGCCTCGGCCAGGGCGTGCCGGACGGTCTTGATCAGTCGCAGTGCCTCCACGGTGGCGCTCCCGTCGTTTCGCCGCCGCCGTCCGTCGGCGGTCGGTGACGGGACACAGCGTGCCGCCGGCCGGCGGACCGCTCCCAGCGGGTTCGCCACACCTGTGGACAACCCGGCCCTGTGGACAACCGGCCTCACCCGCAGGAGGGAAGACCGGATGACTTCTCAGGCTGCCGGGAATCTCCGCTCGTTGCGTTCGATCTTCTCCGCCAGTGCCCGCAGCGGGTCCACCTCCAGCACGGTGCACAGCTGCAGCAGGTACGCCAGCACGTCCGCGACCTCGTCGCGGACCTGGTGCGCCGTCGTCCCGTCGGCCATCACCGCCGCGGACTGCTCGGGCGTCAACCACTGGAAGATCTCCAGCAGTTCGCCGGCCTCGACGTTCAACGCCGAGGCAAGGTTCTTCGGGGTGTGGAAGGGCTGCCAGCTCCGGGCGGCCGCGAACTCGGCCAGCCGCCGCTGGAGTTCGGGCACCGTCAGGTCGTCGCTCATTCCCCCAGGTCTACCACCGGCGCGTCGTCGCGCGCGCTGCCCTGGACCGGCACCCGGGCGGCCGGGTCGGCGCGGCGCAGCAGGCTGTGGCCGGTGGCCGGATCGCGCCGGCACTCCACCAGCTCGATGCCGTCCAGGGCGAGCGCCGGGCCGGGTTCCTGCAGCGCGGCGAGCAGCCGGATGTCGCCCTTGCCGGTGACCTCGCGGGCCAGCCGCAGCAGCGCGGTGACCTGCTCGGCCGCCAGGCCCGCCCCGAGGTCCTCCGCGAGCAGCACCAACTGACGGTGGGCGTCCGGGACTTCGGCGGCCGGGTCGACGTCGATCACGCCGGCGCCGGTGAGCAGGACGGCCGCGAAGGCGAGCAGTCGCAGCATGCCGTCGGAGGCCTGGTCGGCGCCGGTCCGGCCGAGCACGCCCTCGTCGAAGACGGCGAGCAGCCGCTGGCGGTCGCCCTCGCCGCGCCGGGCCACGTCGAGGCCGAGCAGCGGGTGCGGGGCGGCCGCCTGGACGGCGCGCAGCAGCCGGGCCCAGCGGCGCTGGCACTCCTGCTTGAGCCGGCCGAGGACGGCGGAGATGTTGGCGGCGGTGCCGAGCAGCCTGGCCTCCGGTTCCGGGCGGCCCCAGCCGCGCATCGCGGCGGGCACCGGGTGCAGGGCGAAGACCTCGCGCAGCGCGGTGAGCAGTTGCTCGGACGCGGCCAGCACCTTGCGTTCGCCGTTGGACGATCCGGCCACCCGGAGCGGCAGTTGGGCGGTGATCAGGCTGCCGCTGGGCAGCGGGGCGCGGATGTCGCCCTGCCGGGAGTCGTTGTGCCAGGTGACGTTGACCCGGCCGCGGCCGAGATCCTGCTCGCCGGTCTCCATCAGCGTCCGGCCGTCCAGGGTGAGCCACTCGCGGGCGATCCTGACCCGCTCGTCGGTGCGCACCACCACCTCCAGCCGGATCGTCCCGACGCAGGAGCGCACGGTGCAGCCCAGGATGACCGCGTTGCGCCCGTGCGGCACGCAGCCGGCCAGCCCGCCGCGGACCGGCACGGCGAGCGGGCCGCTCAGCCCGCCGACGCCGTCCAGCGAGGGCCTGATCTCCTCGCCGAGGGCCAGCCGGGAGAGCACGCTCAGCGCGTCCAGCGCATTGGACTTGCCCGCCCCGGACGGCCCGTGCAGCACGGTCAGCGGCGACATCGGGAGGGTGGCGCGCCGGTAGGACTTGAAGGAGGTCAGCCGCAGTTCCTCGACGGTGGGGCGCTTCACCTGCTGGGCGGGCGCGAGTGCGGGCGCGGGAGCGCCGATCGGGCCGGTCGTCGGGGGTGGGGCCACGGGGGCTTCGCTGGTCACTCCGAGCACTCTAGGCCCGCACTGAGCTGCAGAAACGTCCCTCCTGACGCCCTTTCACCCCTTCGAGTCCCAACCGTCCCGGGTCTCGTGCCGGCGTGTCACTCGTAGGCGGTGATCCGTACCGAGCCGGTGACCTCCACCGGTTCCGGCAGCGCGTCCAGGGCGGCGGCCAGCACGGCCGGGTCGGTGTGCCAGGCGCTCGGGCCCATCCCCACCACGGCGGCGGCGTCCGCCCGGGACAGCCGCAGCGCGAACTCCACCTCGGTGCGCTCCACCGGCGTGAACCACGGGCCGAGCTTCTCCTCGATCCGGCGGTCCTTGTCCTCGTCCACCGACAGCAGGCCCAACGCGCCCACCAGCTCGCGCAGATGGCGCGAGGTCGGGGCCGCCACCAGCAGCCGTCCGCCCGGGCGCAGCACCCGGCGCATCTCCGGCCCGTTGCGCGGCGCGAACACGTTCAGCAGCACGTCCGCCGCGCCGTCCCGCAGCGGCAGCGGGCGCCACGCGTC
The DNA window shown above is from Streptomyces sp. TLI_171 and carries:
- a CDS encoding DUF6099 family protein; the encoded protein is MEALRLIKTVRHALAEARATGDILHEAWQSGLLAEAVGARIADHDGEEFATLGQLLGEAGAHTASCLRQPPEPGLGEPPGGFVEWSGPALVERLTELGELEPVLVELGALLDEMRESLVVLACGADTESLYWSCIDGLDAGSECRDLVAELLRQQRNLAGEREGAGPPEENSTAELRGTTPAAVTSAVSGSVSGPVTSAVGSGEASATKAAGVAPGAARREEPRLVVPLGPPVPAVCAQLRAEPSTVPSCPPRAAEERRSESRPARSVVIEASNSCICSSSDFGVAGALPAGVPGVGGSVQGSDMRGPLQLGGAV
- a CDS encoding AAA family ATPase, whose protein sequence is MTSEAPVAPPPTTGPIGAPAPALAPAQQVKRPTVEELRLTSFKSYRRATLPMSPLTVLHGPSGAGKSNALDALSVLSRLALGEEIRPSLDGVGGLSGPLAVPVRGGLAGCVPHGRNAVILGCTVRSCVGTIRLEVVVRTDERVRIAREWLTLDGRTLMETGEQDLGRGRVNVTWHNDSRQGDIRAPLPSGSLITAQLPLRVAGSSNGERKVLAASEQLLTALREVFALHPVPAAMRGWGRPEPEARLLGTAANISAVLGRLKQECQRRWARLLRAVQAAAPHPLLGLDVARRGEGDRQRLLAVFDEGVLGRTGADQASDGMLRLLAFAAVLLTGAGVIDVDPAAEVPDAHRQLVLLAEDLGAGLAAEQVTALLRLAREVTGKGDIRLLAALQEPGPALALDGIELVECRRDPATGHSLLRRADPAARVPVQGSARDDAPVVDLGE
- a CDS encoding nucleotide pyrophosphohydrolase, with the translated sequence MSDDLTVPELQRRLAEFAAARSWQPFHTPKNLASALNVEAGELLEIFQWLTPEQSAAVMADGTTAHQVRDEVADVLAYLLQLCTVLEVDPLRALAEKIERNERRFPAA